AAAAATTCATGTATCGAGACAAACAATATCTAGTTGGGAGAATTCTAAAAGTTTACCTGACGTCACAAGTTTAATTTTATTGAGCGATGTTTATGAAATCTCTTTAGATGAATTAATAAAAGGAGATATTACTATGATTAAGAAATTGGAAGTTAAAGAAAGCAAAGAAGGACTAAATTCAAAATTTATAATTAACAATGTATTAAATCTATTATTACTTATACTGATGCAATTATTAAAAAATATAGGCTACAATAGTTTCGTTTCTTTTTTTATTACAGTGATAATTTTGGTAAATACAGTACCAGTTATAGTTGAGGCTATCAAATATAAAAAGATTTCTGAAAAAAACAAAAAATAGTTATTTAACTGTTAGGTAGACATAATCTGATATTATTCTTAGTTGAAAATACTATTAAATCAATAAAGGAAAAGACTTTCTAATGACTTTTACAGCAATATGAAA
The window above is part of the Vagococcus martis genome. Proteins encoded here:
- a CDS encoding helix-turn-helix domain-containing protein — its product is MNIGETIKIKRKDLKLTQDELAEKIHVSRQTISSWENSKSLPDVTSLILLSDVYEISLDELIKGDITMIKKLEVKESKEGLNSKFIINNVLNLLLLILMQLLKNIGYNSFVSFFITVIILVNTVPVIVEAIKYKKISEKNKK